A window of Citrus sinensis cultivar Valencia sweet orange chromosome 7, DVS_A1.0, whole genome shotgun sequence contains these coding sequences:
- the LOC102607389 gene encoding phosphoglycerate mutase-like protein 4 isoform X2, which translates to MSTLRTWCTFKLPGRFTATRLISSAHSVSVNNILACVKIPKHFCAESERIQRHSKPGNMAESTESPAVMNGSSASVGPDYCEIIVVRHGETPWNVQGKVQGQLDVELNEVGREQAVSVAERLAKEFKISVIYSSDLKRALETAQTIANRCGGLKVIEDPELRERHLGDLQGLVFREAAKVCPIAYQAFLSGKTDQDIPGGGESLDQLYRRCTSALQRIARKHIGERIVVVTHGGVIRTLYQRACPNKKPEGFLKSGFGGDSTSG; encoded by the exons ATGAGTACACTGCGCACTTGGTGCACTTTTAAACTACCGGGCCGTTTTACCGCTACGCGTTTAATTTCATCAGCACATTCCGTCTctgttaataatattcttgcaTGCGTAAAAATCCCAAAACATTTCTGCGCGGAATCGGAACGGATTCAGAGGCACTCAAAACCCGGGAACATGGCCGAGTCAACGGAGTCTCCAGCAGTCATGAACGGCAG CTCTGCCTCTGTTGGGCCTGATTATTGTGAGATCATTGTGGTGCGTCACGGTGAAACGCCTTGGAACGTTCAAGGAAAAGTTcag GGGCAGTTAGATGTTGAATTGAATGAAGTTGGAAGAGAGCAAGCTGTTTCT gtGGCTGAGCGGCTGGCtaaggaatttaaaatttctgtTATCTATTCTTCTGACCTGAAGCGAGCACTCGAAACTGCACAGACAATTGCAAACAGATGTGGTGGGCTAAAG GTCATTGAAGATCCTGAACTAAGGGAAAGACATCTTGGAGATCTTCAAGGCCTTGTTTTCCGTGAAGCAGCCAAAGTCTGTCCTATAGCATATCAAGCATTTTTATCTGGCAAGACAGATCAAGATATCCCT GGTGGTGGAGAAAGTCTTGATCAACTTTATCGACGGTGCACGTCTGCATTGCAGAGAATTGCTAGGAAGCATATAG GAGAGCGAATAGTAGTTGTGACTCATGGTGGTGTAATCAGAACACTCTACCAACGGGCTTGCCCAAACAAAAAGCCTGAAG GATTTCTAAAGTCTGGTTTTGGTGGGGACTCAACTTCTGGTTAG
- the LOC102607389 gene encoding phosphoglycerate mutase-like protein 4 isoform X3, whose protein sequence is MSTLRTWCTFKLPGRFTATRLISSAHSVSVNNILACVKIPKHFCAESERIQRHSKPGNMAESTESPAVMNGSSASVGPDYCEIIVVRHGETPWNVQGKVQGQLDVELNEVGREQAVSVAERLAKEFKISVIYSSDLKRALETAQTIANRCGGLKVIEDPELRERHLGDLQGLVFREAAKVCPIAYQAFLSGKTDQDIPGGGESLDQLYRRCTSALQRIARKHIGERIVVVTHGGVIRTLYQRACPNKKPEGTGTRLYFNLAPN, encoded by the exons ATGAGTACACTGCGCACTTGGTGCACTTTTAAACTACCGGGCCGTTTTACCGCTACGCGTTTAATTTCATCAGCACATTCCGTCTctgttaataatattcttgcaTGCGTAAAAATCCCAAAACATTTCTGCGCGGAATCGGAACGGATTCAGAGGCACTCAAAACCCGGGAACATGGCCGAGTCAACGGAGTCTCCAGCAGTCATGAACGGCAG CTCTGCCTCTGTTGGGCCTGATTATTGTGAGATCATTGTGGTGCGTCACGGTGAAACGCCTTGGAACGTTCAAGGAAAAGTTcag GGGCAGTTAGATGTTGAATTGAATGAAGTTGGAAGAGAGCAAGCTGTTTCT gtGGCTGAGCGGCTGGCtaaggaatttaaaatttctgtTATCTATTCTTCTGACCTGAAGCGAGCACTCGAAACTGCACAGACAATTGCAAACAGATGTGGTGGGCTAAAG GTCATTGAAGATCCTGAACTAAGGGAAAGACATCTTGGAGATCTTCAAGGCCTTGTTTTCCGTGAAGCAGCCAAAGTCTGTCCTATAGCATATCAAGCATTTTTATCTGGCAAGACAGATCAAGATATCCCT GGTGGTGGAGAAAGTCTTGATCAACTTTATCGACGGTGCACGTCTGCATTGCAGAGAATTGCTAGGAAGCATATAG GAGAGCGAATAGTAGTTGTGACTCATGGTGGTGTAATCAGAACACTCTACCAACGGGCTTGCCCAAACAAAAAGCCTGAAG GGACAGGAACCCGACTTTACTTTAATTTGGCGCCAAACTga
- the LOC102607881 gene encoding patatin-like protein 5: MATAGSAEGKKITVLSIDGGGIRGIIPGTILAFLESKLQELDGPSARIADYFDVVAGTSTGGLVTTMLTAPNKEGGPFSAAKDINNFYLEHGPKIFPQISRSNFLESIASSIDKLLLGPKYDGKYLRTLVNELLGDVTVKETLTNVVIPTFDIKLLQPVIFSTTDGKENVLKNARLADICISTSAAPTYFPPHYLETKDSDSGRTRTFDLVDGGVAANNPTLLAISHISKEMVKQNPQFRDKNPMDGRDMLVLSLGTGTAKKELKYNAAKASKWGIFEWIYEDSNTPILDIYSDGSSDIVDFHVSALFQSCGSKDNYLRIQDDTLTGDAASVDIATEENMQRLVETGTKLLKEQVSRVNLETGRYEKVDGEVTNEEALAHFAKLLSEQLKLRCRQ, translated from the exons atggcCACTGCCGGTTCTGcagaaggaaagaaaataacaGTTCTGAGCATCGATGGAGGTGGCATTAGGGGCATTATTCCGGGCACTATTTTAGCCTTTCTTGAATCCAAGCTCCAG GAATTGGATGGACCAAGTGCAAGAATTGCAGATTATTTTGATGTAGTAGCAGGAACAAGCACCGGCGGATTGGTAACCACCATGCTTACGGCACCCAACAAGGAAGGCGGACCTTTCAGTGCTGCAAAggatatcaataatttttatcttgagCACGGTCCTAAAATTTTCCCTCAAATTag CCGCAGCAACTTCTTGGAATCGATAGCAAGCTCTATCGATAAACTGCTGCTTGGACCAAAGTATGATGGGAAGTACCTGCGGACACTAGTAAACGAGCTACTAGGAGACGTTACTGTGAAAGAGACTCTTACCAACGTGGTTATACCAACTTTTGACATCAAGCTTCTTCAACCAGTCATCTTCTCAACCACCGAT GGAAAAGAGAACGTTTTGAAGAATGCTCGGCTGGCTGATATATGCATAAGCACTTCTGCAGCGCCCACTTACTTCCCACCTCACTACTTGGAGACTAAGGACAGTGACAGTGGCAGAACCCGAACTTTTGATCTTGTTGACGGTGGAGTTGCTGCTAATAATCCT ACCCTATTGGCAATAAGCCACATATCGAAGGAAATGGTGAAGCAGAACCCCCAGTTCAGGGACAAAAACCCAATGGACGGTAGAGATATGCTGGTACTATCACTAGGCACAGGTACAGCCAAGAAAGAATTGAAGTACAATGCAGCCAAAGCCTCCAAGTGGGGCATTTTCGAATGGATCTATGAAGATAGCAATACCCCAATACTCGACATCTACTCTGATGGAAGCTCCGATATTGTTGATTTCCATGTGTCTGCTCTCTTTCAATCCTGCGGAAGCAAGGACAACTACCTTCGAATTCAG GACGACACGTTGACTGGTGATGCAGCATCTGTTGACATTGCCACGGAGGAGAATATGCAAAGGCTTGTGGAAACTGGAACCAAGTTGTTGAAGGAGCAGGTGTCGAGGGTGAACCTGGAGACTGGCAGATATGAGAAGGTCGACGGAGAGGTCACAAATGAAGAAGCACTTGCTCACTTTGCCAAATTACTCTCTGAACAACTTAAGCTCCGCTGCCGCCAATAA
- the LOC102607389 gene encoding phosphoglycerate mutase-like protein 4 isoform X4 encodes MSTLRTWCTFKLPGRFTATRLISSAHSVSVNNILACVKIPKHFCAESERIQRHSKPGNMAESTESPAVMNGSSASVGPDYCEIIVVRHGETPWNVQGKVQGQLDVELNEVGREQAVSVAERLAKEFKISVIYSSDLKRALETAQTIANRCGGLKVIEDPELRERHLGDLQGLVFREAAKVCPIAYQAFLSGKTDQDIPGGGESLDQLYRRCTSALQRIARKHIAICLICRRANSSCDSWWCNQNTLPTGLPKQKA; translated from the exons ATGAGTACACTGCGCACTTGGTGCACTTTTAAACTACCGGGCCGTTTTACCGCTACGCGTTTAATTTCATCAGCACATTCCGTCTctgttaataatattcttgcaTGCGTAAAAATCCCAAAACATTTCTGCGCGGAATCGGAACGGATTCAGAGGCACTCAAAACCCGGGAACATGGCCGAGTCAACGGAGTCTCCAGCAGTCATGAACGGCAG CTCTGCCTCTGTTGGGCCTGATTATTGTGAGATCATTGTGGTGCGTCACGGTGAAACGCCTTGGAACGTTCAAGGAAAAGTTcag GGGCAGTTAGATGTTGAATTGAATGAAGTTGGAAGAGAGCAAGCTGTTTCT gtGGCTGAGCGGCTGGCtaaggaatttaaaatttctgtTATCTATTCTTCTGACCTGAAGCGAGCACTCGAAACTGCACAGACAATTGCAAACAGATGTGGTGGGCTAAAG GTCATTGAAGATCCTGAACTAAGGGAAAGACATCTTGGAGATCTTCAAGGCCTTGTTTTCCGTGAAGCAGCCAAAGTCTGTCCTATAGCATATCAAGCATTTTTATCTGGCAAGACAGATCAAGATATCCCT GGTGGTGGAGAAAGTCTTGATCAACTTTATCGACGGTGCACGTCTGCATTGCAGAGAATTGCTAGGAAGCATATAG CCATTTGTTTGATTTGCAGGAGAGCGAATAGTAGTTGTGACTCATGGTGGTGTAATCAGAACACTCTACCAACGGGCTTGCCCAAACAAAAAGCCTGA
- the LOC102607389 gene encoding phosphoglycerate mutase-like protein 4 isoform X1, which yields MSTLRTWCTFKLPGRFTATRLISSAHSVSVNNILACVKIPKHFCAESERIQRHSKPGNMAESTESPAVMNGSSASVGPDYCEIIVVRHGETPWNVQGKVQGQLDVELNEVGREQAVSVAERLAKEFKISVIYSSDLKRALETAQTIANRCGGLKVIEDPELRERHLGDLQGLVFREAAKVCPIAYQAFLSGKTDQDIPGGGESLDQLYRRCTSALQRIARKHIGERIVVVTHGGVIRTLYQRACPNKKPEGKVLNTSINIFRLTEKNKWVLKTWGDVSHLNQTGFLKSGFGGDSTSG from the exons ATGAGTACACTGCGCACTTGGTGCACTTTTAAACTACCGGGCCGTTTTACCGCTACGCGTTTAATTTCATCAGCACATTCCGTCTctgttaataatattcttgcaTGCGTAAAAATCCCAAAACATTTCTGCGCGGAATCGGAACGGATTCAGAGGCACTCAAAACCCGGGAACATGGCCGAGTCAACGGAGTCTCCAGCAGTCATGAACGGCAG CTCTGCCTCTGTTGGGCCTGATTATTGTGAGATCATTGTGGTGCGTCACGGTGAAACGCCTTGGAACGTTCAAGGAAAAGTTcag GGGCAGTTAGATGTTGAATTGAATGAAGTTGGAAGAGAGCAAGCTGTTTCT gtGGCTGAGCGGCTGGCtaaggaatttaaaatttctgtTATCTATTCTTCTGACCTGAAGCGAGCACTCGAAACTGCACAGACAATTGCAAACAGATGTGGTGGGCTAAAG GTCATTGAAGATCCTGAACTAAGGGAAAGACATCTTGGAGATCTTCAAGGCCTTGTTTTCCGTGAAGCAGCCAAAGTCTGTCCTATAGCATATCAAGCATTTTTATCTGGCAAGACAGATCAAGATATCCCT GGTGGTGGAGAAAGTCTTGATCAACTTTATCGACGGTGCACGTCTGCATTGCAGAGAATTGCTAGGAAGCATATAG GAGAGCGAATAGTAGTTGTGACTCATGGTGGTGTAATCAGAACACTCTACCAACGGGCTTGCCCAAACAAAAAGCCTGAAGGTAAGGTCCTGAATACATCTATCAACATATTTAGGTTGACTGAAAAAAACAAGTGGGTCTTAAAAACCTGGGGTGATGTTAGTCATCTCAACCAAACAGGATTTCTAAAGTCTGGTTTTGGTGGGGACTCAACTTCTGGTTAG